A genomic region of Bactrocera dorsalis isolate Fly_Bdor chromosome 3, ASM2337382v1, whole genome shotgun sequence contains the following coding sequences:
- the LOC105223358 gene encoding hepatic lectin, producing MGRQDICFLVFIGMLQVLALARTDIEGWEMDSGELYSNVEGAYSVRFGKTEYTVWHRQPLSWQRAYEFCERYNSSLVVLNEREKIVKLQLFLVKNNFVQARVNDEEPGFIYWIGGNDLEELNKWMWIPINKPFTYTHWLVGEPTRSSSQRCVEMGDKALGRWSNSPCSFKRYFICERSFKSVRQRTEL from the exons ATGGGTAGACAGGATATTTGCTTTCTAGTTTTTATCGGTATGCTCCAAGTACTCGCATTAGCAAGAACAGACATTGAAGGATGGGAAATGGACTCTGGAGAATTGTATTCAAATG TTGAAGGCGCTTATTCGGTGCGTTTCGGCAAGACGGAGTACACAGTTTGGCACAGACAGCCG CTGAGCTGGCAAAGGGCCTATGAGTTTTGTGAGCGCTATAACAGCAGTCTGGTGGTTTTGAATGAACGTGAGAAAATTGTCAAATTGCAATTGTTTTTAGTGAAGAACA ATTTCGTGCAAGCGCGTGTCAACGACGAGGAGCCGGGCTTCATTTACTGGATTGGTGGCAACGATTTGGAAGAGCTCAATAAGTGGATGTGGATACCGATCAATAAaccatttacatacacacattggCTGGTTGGTGAACCGACACGATCTTCTAGTCAACGTTGTGTGGAGATGGGTGACAAAGCGCTCGGCCGTTGGAGCAATAGTCCTTGCTCCTTCAAGCGTTACTTTATCTGCGAACGTAGCTTTAAGTCTGTGCGACAAAGGACTGAATTGTAA
- the LOC105223357 gene encoding snaclec convulxin subunit beta → MMGRQCYICFLVLFRMLEVLAQEEIIYERNLWKRIGNTEYAVLNELMNWQSAYHFCELYNGRLVVLNNPEKIRNLQHLQTIYGRQEYLKNIYWIGGNNLADFSKWKWIPINKPFFYTHWHVGEPRQVFSHRCVATSNRTLGFWINTPCADKHYFICERDISYSE, encoded by the exons ATGATGGGAAGACAGTGCTATATATGCTTTCTGGTTTTGTTCCGTATGCTCGAAGTACTCGCTCAGGAAGAAATAATAT aTGAGAGAAATTTGTGGAAGCGTATTGGCAATACCGAGTACGCAGTTTTGAACGAACTG ATGAATTGGCAAAGCGCCTATCATTTTTGTGAGTTGTATAATGGCCGTCTGGTCGTTTTGAATAACCCTGAGAAAATTAGGAATTTGCAAC ATTTACAGACAATCTATGGTCGacaagaatatttgaaaaacatttaCTGGATTGGTGGCAACAATTTGGCAGATTTCTCTAAATGGAAATGGATACCAATtaataaaccatttttttacacacacTGGCATGTTGGTGAACCAAGGCAAGTTTTCAGTCATCGTTGTGTTGCGACGAGTAACAGGACGCTTGGCTTTTGGATCAATACTCCTTGTGCTGACAAGCATTATTTTATCTGCGAAAGAGATATCTCGTATTCCGAGTAA